Proteins encoded together in one Centropristis striata isolate RG_2023a ecotype Rhode Island chromosome 6, C.striata_1.0, whole genome shotgun sequence window:
- the panx2 gene encoding pannexin-2: MQNILDQNLDMATALLAGEKLKELILPGSSQDERGGLLAGLMVQLKLELPFDRVVTIGTVIIPILLVTLVFTRNFAEESIYCYTPHNFTRDQALYARGYCWTELRDAAPGVESHLWPSLFEHKFLPYALLAFAGIMYIPALGWEFLASTRLTSELNFLLQEIDNCYHRAAEGRAPKIEKQIQSKGPGITERERREIIENAEKEKSPEQNLFEKYLERRGQSNFLAKLYLARHLAIICLSSIPISYLSVYYARQRQNEFTCALGEPPDISSYAELKLRVNCKLPAVQLQRIMAAVDIALLCTMNLIILLNLLHLFVVRKSNFVFDKLHKVGIKTRRRWQKSQFCDINILAMFCNENRDHIKSLNRLDFITNESDLMYDNVVRQLLAALAQSNHDATPTVRDSGIQTLDPNMDPSDLGVGEMAGEPLVIKRPRKKIKWIPSSNPLPQPFKEPLTMTRLENNTKPEKPKPVRRKTVVDSFTTPLFDTKSTQYPAIKDLSGIEKKHTRNFSLDVHPYMLTIRKPKVETTAVEPLPSQHNMDTVYLEGTHTIVHVSGAITETKVCTPESTNTAFSTVTLPTTSYVNGVSPNPPSSEDALSPKSSPLPPPPPPREPLTQTENPDCQPPPLTRAPTHQLLSIHHTLFEEDEDEERRRDRLAERPGELIAAGEC, encoded by the exons ATGCAGAACATCCTCGATCAAAACTTAGACATGGCCACGGCTCTGCTCGCCGGTGAGAAGCTGAAGGAGCTGATCCTGCCGGGCTCCTCTCAGGATGAGAGGGGAGGGCTACTTGCCGGCCTCATGGTGCAGCTCAAACTGGAGCTACCCTTTGATCGAGTCGTCACTATAGGGACGGTTATCATCCCCATCCTGCTGGTCACCCTCGTCTTCACAAGGAACTTTGCAG AGGAGTCCATATACTGTTACACACCACACAACTTCACCAGAGACCAAGCACTGTATGCAAGAGGCTACTGCTGGACAGAGCTGCGCGATGCTGCACCCGGTGTAGAGTCTCACCTTTGGCCTTCACTATTTGAACACAAGTTCCTGCCCTATGCCCTGCTGGCCTTCGCTGGAATCATGTACATTCCCGCTTTGGGCTGGGAGTTCCTTGCCTCTACACGGCTCACTTCAGAGCTCAATTTCCTGCTTCAAGAGATTGATAACTGCTATCATCGAGCCGCTGAGGGCCGGGCCCCAAAGATCGAGAAGCAGATCCAATCCAAAGGACCTGGCATAACTGAGCGAGAGAGGAGGGAGATCATAGAGAATGCAGAGAAGGAGAAGAGCCCAGAGCAGAACCTGTTTGAGAAATATTTGGAGAGACGAGGCCAAAGTAACTTTCTGGCTAAGCTTTACCTAGCACGCCACCTGGCTATTATCTGCCTCAGTTCCATCCCCATTTCCTACCTGAGCGTCTACTACGCCCGCCAAAGGCAGAATGAGTTCACCTGTGCACTGGGTGAGCCTCCAGACATTAGCAGCTATGCAGAGCTGAAGCTCAGGGTCAACTGTAAGCTGCCTGCTGTGCAGCTGCAGCGCATCATGGCGGCGGTAGATATCGCTCTGCTCTGCACCATGAACCTCATCATCCTGCTTAATTTGCTGCATTTGTTCGTGGTGCGCAAGTCCAACTTTGTGTTCGACAAACTGCATAAAGTGGGTATTAAAACACGGCGGCGCTGGCAGAAGTCTCAGTTCTGTGACATCAACATCCTGGCCATGTTCTGCAACGAGAACAGGGACCATATCAAGTCGCTGAACCGGCTGGACTTCATCACTAATGAAAGTGACCTCATGTATGACAATGTGGTCAGGCAGCTGTTGGCTGCGCTGGCACAGTCCAACCATGACGCTACACCCACTGTGAGGGATTCTGGGATACAAACACTAGATCCCAACATGGACCCATCTGATCTTGGCGTGGGAGAAATGGCTGGAGAGCCGCTGGTCATTAAACGGCCCCGCAAGAAGATTAAGTGGATCCCAAGCTCAAATCCTCTTCCTCAGCCATTCAAG GAACCTCTTACCATGACACGTCTGGAAAATAACACAAAGCCTGAAAAACCCAAACCAGTCAGACGAAAAACAGTGGTAGACAGCTTCACTACACCACTTTTTGATACCAAAAGCACACAATATCCTGCAATAAAAG ATTTGAGTGGGATAGAGAAAAAGCACACTCGCAACTTCTCTTTGGACGTCCACCCATACATGCTGACCATCCGTAAGCCCAAGGTGGAGACCACAGCCGTAGAGCCTCTCCCCTCACAGCACAACATGGATACAGTGTACCTTGAAGGCACCCACACTATTGTACATGTGTCTGGTGCCATAACAG AAACTAAGGTTTGCACTCCAGAATCGACAAACACTGCCTTTTCTACAGTGACCCTGCCCACCACTTCTTACGTAAATGGCGTCAGCCCGAACCCTCCCTCCAGTGAGGACGCCCTGAGTCCAaagtcttctcctcttcctccgcctcctcctccaagGGAGCCCCTCACCCAGACAGAAAACCCTGACTGTCAGCCACCACCCCTGACCAGAGCACCTACACACCAGCTGCTGAGCATACATCACACTCTCTTTGAGGAAGATGAGGATGAAGAACGCCGTAGGGACAGACTGGCAGAGAGACCGGGGGAGCTCATCGCCGCTGGGGAGTgttga